Proteins encoded within one genomic window of Triticum aestivum cultivar Chinese Spring chromosome 2D, IWGSC CS RefSeq v2.1, whole genome shotgun sequence:
- the LOC123054327 gene encoding acyclic sesquiterpene synthase isoform X3 — MMVNPPPGSSSLTLPTARCSSRGGLLCGVLPMRSTRAPRPAVARAVAKNKPQVGGNVASMPNLVEKKARETQTKKQLHKPEEVPTCQESLHRQLSMVDVLQKIGISRHFASEIKSILDFTYSYWLQRDEIMLDVETCAMAFRILRMNGYNVSADGLSHISTDLSDTRSLLELYKASQVSTSDDELILDIIGYWSGHLLRQQLKSSEAQRTPLLREVEHVLDSPFYTMLDRLEHKRNIEQFDIIEHPILQLTWQTNQDLLALGVMDFNTSQSIYQQEYQHLESWVRESRLNRLPFARQKLAYFYLSAASTMFPPELSDARILWAKNGALTTVVDDFFDVGGSKDELENLTALVEMWEHQEETEYYSEQVEIVFSAIYSSVNELGSKASTVQGRDVTGHLVEIWQELLRNMMTEVEWRTGGYVPTLDEYIENAVVTFALGPIVLPALYFVGPKITESMVIDPEYSELFRLTSTCGRLLNDVQTYEREYKEGKLNSVSLLVLHNDGSLTIPEARRKLQKPIDTCRRDLLRLVLREDDAVPRPCKELFWNICKTCYFFYYQGDAFSCQEEKAGAVDAVIHDPLQLPMNLLSDLDLSTLREKTKINH, encoded by the exons ATGATGGTGAATCCGCCGCCGGGCAGTTCTTCTCTGACGCTGCCGACCGCTCGCTGCTCGTCCCGCGGCGGCCTCCTATGCGGGGTGCTGCCGATGCGATCGACCAGAGCTCCCCGGCCTGCCGTCGCTAGAG CAGTGGCCAAGAACAAGCCACAAGTTGGAGGAAATGTTGCGAGCATGCCAAATCTG GTCGAGAAGAAGGCTAGAGAGACTCAAACAAAGAAGCAGCTCCACAAACCTGAAGAAGTGCCGACGTGTCAGGAAAGTCTACATCGCCAACTTTCCATGGTGGATGTGCTCCAAAAGATCGGTATATCTCGGCATTTTGCCAGTGAGATCAAGAGTATCCTGGATTTTACATACAG TTATTGGTTACAAAGAGATGAGATCATGCTAGATGTGGAGACATGTGCCATGGCGTTCCGCATCTTACGGATGAATGGGTACAATGTATCAGCTG ATGGCCTGTCACATATCTCCACCGATCTGAGTGACACGAGATCTTTGTTGGAACTATACAAGGCTTCACAAGTTAGTACTTCAGACGATGAGTTGATTCTGGATATTATAGGATACTGGTCAGGTCACCTACTGAGGCAACAACTGAAATCTAGTGAGGCACAAAGAACCCCACTCCTAAGAGAG GTAGAACATGTTCTTGATAGCCCCTTCTACACCATGTTGGATCGTCTGGAGCATAAGAGGAACATCGAACAATTTGACATAATCGAGCATCCCATCCTACAATT GACTTGGCAGACAAATCAAGATCTTCTAGCTTTGGGTGTCATGGATTTCAATACAAGTCAATCTATTTACCAACAAGAATATCAGCATCTCGAGAG TTGGGTGAGAGAGAGCAGGCTGAACCGGCTACCTTTCGCAAGACAGAAGTTGGCATATTTCTACCTGTCAGCTGCCAGCACCATGTTCCCTCCGGAGCTATCTGATGCTCGCATCCTATGGGCCAAGAATGGCGCGCTCACAACGGTTGTTGATGACTTCTTTGACGTTGGGGGATCAAAAGACGAATTGGAGAACCTCACTGCATTAGTCGAGAT GTGGGAGCACCAAGAGGAAACTGAGTACTACTCTGAACAAGTCGAGATCGTGTTCTCTGCAATTTATAGCTCGGTAAACGAGCTTGGATCAAAGGCTTCCACAGTGCAAGGTCGCGATGTCACGGGACACCTAGTAGAAATT TGGCAAGAATTGCTAAGGAATATGATGACTGAGGTGGAATGGAGAACGGGCGGATACGTTCCAACTCTAGATGAGTACATAGAAAATGCAGTTGTGACATTTGCGTTGGGCCCAATTGTGCTTCCGGCGTTGTACTTTGTTGGACCAAAGATTACGGAGTCTATGGTCATAGATCCTGAGTACAGTGAGTTGTTTAGGCTGACGAGCACTTGCGGTCGTCTTCTCAATGACGTCCAAACCTACGAG agggagtacaaagagggTAAACTCAACAGTGTCTCTCTGCTCGTGCTTCACAATGATGGCTCTTTGACTATACCAGAGGCTAGGAGGAAGTTGCAGAAGCCCATAGACACCTGCAGAAGAGACCTGCTAAGGTTGGTCCTTAGGGAGGACGATGCCGTGCCTAGGCCTTGCAAGGAACTGTTCTGGAACATATGCAAGACATGCTACTTTTTCTATTATCAGGGAGACGCATTTAGCTGCCAAGAGGAGAAGGCCGGTGCGGTGGATGCGGTGATACATGATCCACTCCAACTCCCGATGAATCTACTCTCTGACCTTGATTTATCTACTTTGCGTGAGAAAACAAAGATCAACCATTAA
- the LOC123054327 gene encoding acyclic sesquiterpene synthase isoform X1 → MMVNPPPGSSSLTLPTARCSSRGGLLCGVLPMRSTRAPRPAVARAVAKNKPQVGGNVASMPNLLGSLNCKVEKKARETQTKKQLHKPEEVPTCQESLHRQLSMVDVLQKIGISRHFASEIKSILDFTYSYWLQRDEIMLDVETCAMAFRILRMNGYNVSADGLSHISTDLSDTRSLLELYKASQVSTSDDELILDIIGYWSGHLLRQQLKSSEAQRTPLLREVEHVLDSPFYTMLDRLEHKRNIEQFDIIEHPILQLTWQTNQDLLALGVMDFNTSQSIYQQEYQHLESWVRESRLNRLPFARQKLAYFYLSAASTMFPPELSDARILWAKNGALTTVVDDFFDVGGSKDELENLTALVEMWEHQEETEYYSEQVEIVFSAIYSSVNELGSKASTVQGRDVTGHLVEIWQELLRNMMTEVEWRTGGYVPTLDEYIENAVVTFALGPIVLPALYFVGPKITESMVIDPEYSELFRLTSTCGRLLNDVQTYEREYKEGKLNSVSLLVLHNDGSLTIPEARRKLQKPIDTCRRDLLRLVLREDDAVPRPCKELFWNICKTCYFFYYQGDAFSCQEEKAGAVDAVIHDPLQLPMNLLSDLDLSTLREKTKINH, encoded by the exons ATGATGGTGAATCCGCCGCCGGGCAGTTCTTCTCTGACGCTGCCGACCGCTCGCTGCTCGTCCCGCGGCGGCCTCCTATGCGGGGTGCTGCCGATGCGATCGACCAGAGCTCCCCGGCCTGCCGTCGCTAGAG CAGTGGCCAAGAACAAGCCACAAGTTGGAGGAAATGTTGCGAGCATGCCAAATCTG TTAGGATCATTAAATTGCAAGGTCGAGAAGAAGGCTAGAGAGACTCAAACAAAGAAGCAGCTCCACAAACCTGAAGAAGTGCCGACGTGTCAGGAAAGTCTACATCGCCAACTTTCCATGGTGGATGTGCTCCAAAAGATCGGTATATCTCGGCATTTTGCCAGTGAGATCAAGAGTATCCTGGATTTTACATACAG TTATTGGTTACAAAGAGATGAGATCATGCTAGATGTGGAGACATGTGCCATGGCGTTCCGCATCTTACGGATGAATGGGTACAATGTATCAGCTG ATGGCCTGTCACATATCTCCACCGATCTGAGTGACACGAGATCTTTGTTGGAACTATACAAGGCTTCACAAGTTAGTACTTCAGACGATGAGTTGATTCTGGATATTATAGGATACTGGTCAGGTCACCTACTGAGGCAACAACTGAAATCTAGTGAGGCACAAAGAACCCCACTCCTAAGAGAG GTAGAACATGTTCTTGATAGCCCCTTCTACACCATGTTGGATCGTCTGGAGCATAAGAGGAACATCGAACAATTTGACATAATCGAGCATCCCATCCTACAATT GACTTGGCAGACAAATCAAGATCTTCTAGCTTTGGGTGTCATGGATTTCAATACAAGTCAATCTATTTACCAACAAGAATATCAGCATCTCGAGAG TTGGGTGAGAGAGAGCAGGCTGAACCGGCTACCTTTCGCAAGACAGAAGTTGGCATATTTCTACCTGTCAGCTGCCAGCACCATGTTCCCTCCGGAGCTATCTGATGCTCGCATCCTATGGGCCAAGAATGGCGCGCTCACAACGGTTGTTGATGACTTCTTTGACGTTGGGGGATCAAAAGACGAATTGGAGAACCTCACTGCATTAGTCGAGAT GTGGGAGCACCAAGAGGAAACTGAGTACTACTCTGAACAAGTCGAGATCGTGTTCTCTGCAATTTATAGCTCGGTAAACGAGCTTGGATCAAAGGCTTCCACAGTGCAAGGTCGCGATGTCACGGGACACCTAGTAGAAATT TGGCAAGAATTGCTAAGGAATATGATGACTGAGGTGGAATGGAGAACGGGCGGATACGTTCCAACTCTAGATGAGTACATAGAAAATGCAGTTGTGACATTTGCGTTGGGCCCAATTGTGCTTCCGGCGTTGTACTTTGTTGGACCAAAGATTACGGAGTCTATGGTCATAGATCCTGAGTACAGTGAGTTGTTTAGGCTGACGAGCACTTGCGGTCGTCTTCTCAATGACGTCCAAACCTACGAG agggagtacaaagagggTAAACTCAACAGTGTCTCTCTGCTCGTGCTTCACAATGATGGCTCTTTGACTATACCAGAGGCTAGGAGGAAGTTGCAGAAGCCCATAGACACCTGCAGAAGAGACCTGCTAAGGTTGGTCCTTAGGGAGGACGATGCCGTGCCTAGGCCTTGCAAGGAACTGTTCTGGAACATATGCAAGACATGCTACTTTTTCTATTATCAGGGAGACGCATTTAGCTGCCAAGAGGAGAAGGCCGGTGCGGTGGATGCGGTGATACATGATCCACTCCAACTCCCGATGAATCTACTCTCTGACCTTGATTTATCTACTTTGCGTGAGAAAACAAAGATCAACCATTAA
- the LOC123054327 gene encoding acyclic sesquiterpene synthase isoform X4, translated as MMVNPPPGSSSLTLPTARCSSRGGLLCGVLPMRSTRAPRPAVARVAKNKPQVGGNVASMPNLVEKKARETQTKKQLHKPEEVPTCQESLHRQLSMVDVLQKIGISRHFASEIKSILDFTYSYWLQRDEIMLDVETCAMAFRILRMNGYNVSADGLSHISTDLSDTRSLLELYKASQVSTSDDELILDIIGYWSGHLLRQQLKSSEAQRTPLLREVEHVLDSPFYTMLDRLEHKRNIEQFDIIEHPILQLTWQTNQDLLALGVMDFNTSQSIYQQEYQHLESWVRESRLNRLPFARQKLAYFYLSAASTMFPPELSDARILWAKNGALTTVVDDFFDVGGSKDELENLTALVEMWEHQEETEYYSEQVEIVFSAIYSSVNELGSKASTVQGRDVTGHLVEIWQELLRNMMTEVEWRTGGYVPTLDEYIENAVVTFALGPIVLPALYFVGPKITESMVIDPEYSELFRLTSTCGRLLNDVQTYEREYKEGKLNSVSLLVLHNDGSLTIPEARRKLQKPIDTCRRDLLRLVLREDDAVPRPCKELFWNICKTCYFFYYQGDAFSCQEEKAGAVDAVIHDPLQLPMNLLSDLDLSTLREKTKINH; from the exons ATGATGGTGAATCCGCCGCCGGGCAGTTCTTCTCTGACGCTGCCGACCGCTCGCTGCTCGTCCCGCGGCGGCCTCCTATGCGGGGTGCTGCCGATGCGATCGACCAGAGCTCCCCGGCCTGCCGTCGCTAGAG TGGCCAAGAACAAGCCACAAGTTGGAGGAAATGTTGCGAGCATGCCAAATCTG GTCGAGAAGAAGGCTAGAGAGACTCAAACAAAGAAGCAGCTCCACAAACCTGAAGAAGTGCCGACGTGTCAGGAAAGTCTACATCGCCAACTTTCCATGGTGGATGTGCTCCAAAAGATCGGTATATCTCGGCATTTTGCCAGTGAGATCAAGAGTATCCTGGATTTTACATACAG TTATTGGTTACAAAGAGATGAGATCATGCTAGATGTGGAGACATGTGCCATGGCGTTCCGCATCTTACGGATGAATGGGTACAATGTATCAGCTG ATGGCCTGTCACATATCTCCACCGATCTGAGTGACACGAGATCTTTGTTGGAACTATACAAGGCTTCACAAGTTAGTACTTCAGACGATGAGTTGATTCTGGATATTATAGGATACTGGTCAGGTCACCTACTGAGGCAACAACTGAAATCTAGTGAGGCACAAAGAACCCCACTCCTAAGAGAG GTAGAACATGTTCTTGATAGCCCCTTCTACACCATGTTGGATCGTCTGGAGCATAAGAGGAACATCGAACAATTTGACATAATCGAGCATCCCATCCTACAATT GACTTGGCAGACAAATCAAGATCTTCTAGCTTTGGGTGTCATGGATTTCAATACAAGTCAATCTATTTACCAACAAGAATATCAGCATCTCGAGAG TTGGGTGAGAGAGAGCAGGCTGAACCGGCTACCTTTCGCAAGACAGAAGTTGGCATATTTCTACCTGTCAGCTGCCAGCACCATGTTCCCTCCGGAGCTATCTGATGCTCGCATCCTATGGGCCAAGAATGGCGCGCTCACAACGGTTGTTGATGACTTCTTTGACGTTGGGGGATCAAAAGACGAATTGGAGAACCTCACTGCATTAGTCGAGAT GTGGGAGCACCAAGAGGAAACTGAGTACTACTCTGAACAAGTCGAGATCGTGTTCTCTGCAATTTATAGCTCGGTAAACGAGCTTGGATCAAAGGCTTCCACAGTGCAAGGTCGCGATGTCACGGGACACCTAGTAGAAATT TGGCAAGAATTGCTAAGGAATATGATGACTGAGGTGGAATGGAGAACGGGCGGATACGTTCCAACTCTAGATGAGTACATAGAAAATGCAGTTGTGACATTTGCGTTGGGCCCAATTGTGCTTCCGGCGTTGTACTTTGTTGGACCAAAGATTACGGAGTCTATGGTCATAGATCCTGAGTACAGTGAGTTGTTTAGGCTGACGAGCACTTGCGGTCGTCTTCTCAATGACGTCCAAACCTACGAG agggagtacaaagagggTAAACTCAACAGTGTCTCTCTGCTCGTGCTTCACAATGATGGCTCTTTGACTATACCAGAGGCTAGGAGGAAGTTGCAGAAGCCCATAGACACCTGCAGAAGAGACCTGCTAAGGTTGGTCCTTAGGGAGGACGATGCCGTGCCTAGGCCTTGCAAGGAACTGTTCTGGAACATATGCAAGACATGCTACTTTTTCTATTATCAGGGAGACGCATTTAGCTGCCAAGAGGAGAAGGCCGGTGCGGTGGATGCGGTGATACATGATCCACTCCAACTCCCGATGAATCTACTCTCTGACCTTGATTTATCTACTTTGCGTGAGAAAACAAAGATCAACCATTAA
- the LOC123054327 gene encoding acyclic sesquiterpene synthase isoform X2: MMVNPPPGSSSLTLPTARCSSRGGLLCGVLPMRSTRAPRPAVARVAKNKPQVGGNVASMPNLLGSLNCKVEKKARETQTKKQLHKPEEVPTCQESLHRQLSMVDVLQKIGISRHFASEIKSILDFTYSYWLQRDEIMLDVETCAMAFRILRMNGYNVSADGLSHISTDLSDTRSLLELYKASQVSTSDDELILDIIGYWSGHLLRQQLKSSEAQRTPLLREVEHVLDSPFYTMLDRLEHKRNIEQFDIIEHPILQLTWQTNQDLLALGVMDFNTSQSIYQQEYQHLESWVRESRLNRLPFARQKLAYFYLSAASTMFPPELSDARILWAKNGALTTVVDDFFDVGGSKDELENLTALVEMWEHQEETEYYSEQVEIVFSAIYSSVNELGSKASTVQGRDVTGHLVEIWQELLRNMMTEVEWRTGGYVPTLDEYIENAVVTFALGPIVLPALYFVGPKITESMVIDPEYSELFRLTSTCGRLLNDVQTYEREYKEGKLNSVSLLVLHNDGSLTIPEARRKLQKPIDTCRRDLLRLVLREDDAVPRPCKELFWNICKTCYFFYYQGDAFSCQEEKAGAVDAVIHDPLQLPMNLLSDLDLSTLREKTKINH, translated from the exons ATGATGGTGAATCCGCCGCCGGGCAGTTCTTCTCTGACGCTGCCGACCGCTCGCTGCTCGTCCCGCGGCGGCCTCCTATGCGGGGTGCTGCCGATGCGATCGACCAGAGCTCCCCGGCCTGCCGTCGCTAGAG TGGCCAAGAACAAGCCACAAGTTGGAGGAAATGTTGCGAGCATGCCAAATCTG TTAGGATCATTAAATTGCAAGGTCGAGAAGAAGGCTAGAGAGACTCAAACAAAGAAGCAGCTCCACAAACCTGAAGAAGTGCCGACGTGTCAGGAAAGTCTACATCGCCAACTTTCCATGGTGGATGTGCTCCAAAAGATCGGTATATCTCGGCATTTTGCCAGTGAGATCAAGAGTATCCTGGATTTTACATACAG TTATTGGTTACAAAGAGATGAGATCATGCTAGATGTGGAGACATGTGCCATGGCGTTCCGCATCTTACGGATGAATGGGTACAATGTATCAGCTG ATGGCCTGTCACATATCTCCACCGATCTGAGTGACACGAGATCTTTGTTGGAACTATACAAGGCTTCACAAGTTAGTACTTCAGACGATGAGTTGATTCTGGATATTATAGGATACTGGTCAGGTCACCTACTGAGGCAACAACTGAAATCTAGTGAGGCACAAAGAACCCCACTCCTAAGAGAG GTAGAACATGTTCTTGATAGCCCCTTCTACACCATGTTGGATCGTCTGGAGCATAAGAGGAACATCGAACAATTTGACATAATCGAGCATCCCATCCTACAATT GACTTGGCAGACAAATCAAGATCTTCTAGCTTTGGGTGTCATGGATTTCAATACAAGTCAATCTATTTACCAACAAGAATATCAGCATCTCGAGAG TTGGGTGAGAGAGAGCAGGCTGAACCGGCTACCTTTCGCAAGACAGAAGTTGGCATATTTCTACCTGTCAGCTGCCAGCACCATGTTCCCTCCGGAGCTATCTGATGCTCGCATCCTATGGGCCAAGAATGGCGCGCTCACAACGGTTGTTGATGACTTCTTTGACGTTGGGGGATCAAAAGACGAATTGGAGAACCTCACTGCATTAGTCGAGAT GTGGGAGCACCAAGAGGAAACTGAGTACTACTCTGAACAAGTCGAGATCGTGTTCTCTGCAATTTATAGCTCGGTAAACGAGCTTGGATCAAAGGCTTCCACAGTGCAAGGTCGCGATGTCACGGGACACCTAGTAGAAATT TGGCAAGAATTGCTAAGGAATATGATGACTGAGGTGGAATGGAGAACGGGCGGATACGTTCCAACTCTAGATGAGTACATAGAAAATGCAGTTGTGACATTTGCGTTGGGCCCAATTGTGCTTCCGGCGTTGTACTTTGTTGGACCAAAGATTACGGAGTCTATGGTCATAGATCCTGAGTACAGTGAGTTGTTTAGGCTGACGAGCACTTGCGGTCGTCTTCTCAATGACGTCCAAACCTACGAG agggagtacaaagagggTAAACTCAACAGTGTCTCTCTGCTCGTGCTTCACAATGATGGCTCTTTGACTATACCAGAGGCTAGGAGGAAGTTGCAGAAGCCCATAGACACCTGCAGAAGAGACCTGCTAAGGTTGGTCCTTAGGGAGGACGATGCCGTGCCTAGGCCTTGCAAGGAACTGTTCTGGAACATATGCAAGACATGCTACTTTTTCTATTATCAGGGAGACGCATTTAGCTGCCAAGAGGAGAAGGCCGGTGCGGTGGATGCGGTGATACATGATCCACTCCAACTCCCGATGAATCTACTCTCTGACCTTGATTTATCTACTTTGCGTGAGAAAACAAAGATCAACCATTAA